In Thermus islandicus DSM 21543, a single window of DNA contains:
- a CDS encoding type II toxin-antitoxin system VapC family toxin, protein MKGPLVLDTHAWVWYLASPELLPKGLVRTLDEARAREALLISAITPWEVAVLAQVSEATLKGRIAFSLEPRRWLEEALRVRGIRVVPLDAGIALEAAYLDLPHPDPADRFILATALRLGGVLVTKDKRLRGYAKARSLWG, encoded by the coding sequence GTGAAGGGGCCCCTGGTCCTGGACACCCACGCCTGGGTGTGGTACCTGGCGAGCCCAGAGCTCCTTCCCAAGGGCTTGGTGCGGACCCTGGACGAGGCCCGGGCTAGGGAGGCCCTCCTTATCTCGGCCATCACCCCCTGGGAGGTGGCGGTCCTCGCCCAGGTCAGCGAAGCTACCTTGAAGGGGCGGATCGCCTTTTCCCTGGAGCCCCGGCGCTGGCTGGAGGAGGCCCTGCGGGTGCGGGGGATCAGGGTGGTCCCCTTGGACGCGGGCATTGCCCTGGAGGCGGCCTATCTGGACCTGCCCCACCCGGACCCGGCGGACCGGTTCATCCTGGCCACGGCCTTGAGGCTCGGGGGGGTGCTGGTGACCAAGGACAAGCGTCTGAGGGGATACGCTAAGGCCAGGAGCCTTTGGGGGTAG
- a CDS encoding type II toxin-antitoxin system prevent-host-death family antitoxin: protein MIMIMKVSKTYFKAHALELLRQVEATGEPLLLTHRGRPVLEVRPYREEDPRERLLGTLLRYEDPTEPTGEAWEALG from the coding sequence ATGATCATGATCATGAAGGTCTCCAAGACCTACTTCAAGGCCCACGCCCTGGAGCTCCTCCGCCAGGTGGAGGCCACCGGGGAGCCCCTCCTCCTCACCCACCGGGGCCGCCCTGTTTTGGAGGTGCGCCCTTACCGGGAGGAGGACCCCAGGGAGCGGCTTTTAGGCACCCTCCTCCGCTACGAGGACCCCACGGAGCCCACCGGGGAAGCCTGGGAGGCCTTGGGGTGA
- a CDS encoding winged helix-turn-helix domain-containing protein, with amino-acid sequence MDKNEVNTAFEILLEEIEMVANALNEDGAAAFKGGDYDAARRAIEQAARLAEFREKVRALQKEWVAMGTKVQVKKKTAKRTAKQRLPRGLRTPEEAFRRPILEALVELGGKASVREILDRVEKKMASRLTKYDLEPLPSDSKTVRWRNTAQWCRNSLVREGLLKADSPFGNWEISESGRKALQDESS; translated from the coding sequence ATGGACAAAAACGAGGTTAATACAGCCTTTGAGATTCTACTGGAAGAGATCGAGATGGTTGCGAACGCCCTCAATGAAGATGGCGCTGCAGCCTTCAAAGGAGGTGACTATGATGCAGCGCGCCGTGCCATAGAACAAGCAGCGCGTCTTGCCGAGTTTCGTGAAAAGGTAAGGGCGCTTCAAAAAGAATGGGTGGCCATGGGCACGAAGGTACAGGTAAAAAAGAAGACCGCCAAGCGCACGGCAAAGCAACGCCTGCCGCGGGGGTTGCGGACTCCAGAGGAGGCCTTTCGGCGTCCTATTCTGGAGGCGCTGGTGGAACTGGGGGGAAAAGCATCCGTTCGCGAGATACTTGACCGAGTTGAAAAGAAGATGGCGAGCAGGCTCACAAAGTACGACCTCGAGCCCCTACCCTCGGACAGCAAGACCGTTCGCTGGCGCAATACTGCTCAGTGGTGTCGCAATAGCCTGGTGCGGGAAGGTTTGCTGAAAGCCGATTCCCCTTTCGGCAACTGGGAAATTTCCGAGTCAGGGCGCAAAGCTTTACAGGATGAAAGCTCGTAG